One window of the Natronomonas marina genome contains the following:
- a CDS encoding DUF7537 family lipoprotein, translating into MVKRSTLAVSLVVVLTLLSGCSAVLDGGGNGNATDGDGPSDPAGFEYADGYGPDGVTDGSVAVESHQSSLIDGGSFTGTYTYEVEANNETTAVNVESRVDFESEENYQRVDVDTPQSTSVVEVYRNSDTRYRRSEFNNQSSVQSQDRTFVAENVTALDPVRPLLLNISAYDSSVVERNGTTVVVYEKTSSEGVDSFYGVQDSANISSFSGTMAVDSDGVVRSADYEMTYTVDGQQRTLSVEYSLSAVGDTSVERPAWVDEA; encoded by the coding sequence ATGGTGAAGCGTTCGACGCTGGCGGTGTCGCTCGTGGTCGTTCTGACGCTGCTCTCCGGTTGCTCTGCGGTACTGGACGGTGGCGGCAACGGCAACGCGACCGACGGGGACGGCCCGAGCGACCCCGCCGGGTTCGAGTACGCCGACGGCTACGGTCCCGACGGCGTCACCGACGGGTCGGTGGCCGTCGAGAGCCACCAGTCGTCGCTCATCGACGGAGGGAGTTTCACCGGGACCTACACGTACGAGGTCGAGGCCAACAACGAGACGACCGCCGTGAACGTCGAGAGCCGCGTCGACTTCGAGTCCGAGGAGAACTACCAGCGGGTCGACGTGGACACGCCGCAGTCGACGAGCGTGGTCGAGGTCTACCGCAACAGCGACACGCGGTACCGGCGCTCGGAGTTCAACAACCAATCGAGTGTCCAGTCCCAGGACCGGACGTTCGTCGCCGAGAACGTCACGGCGCTGGACCCCGTTCGCCCGCTACTGTTGAACATCTCCGCGTACGACTCCTCGGTCGTCGAGCGGAACGGCACGACGGTCGTCGTCTACGAGAAGACCAGCAGCGAGGGCGTCGACTCCTTCTACGGCGTCCAAGACTCGGCGAACATCTCGTCGTTCTCGGGGACGATGGCCGTCGACTCCGATGGGGTCGTCCGGTCGGCCGACTACGAGATGACCTACACCGTCGACGGCCAGCAACGGACGCTCTCGGTGGAGTACTCGCTGTCGGCGGTCGGCGACACGTCGGTCGAGCGCCCCGCGTGGGTCGACGAGGCCTGA
- a CDS encoding PH domain-containing protein, with protein MKLDPLSIPYRTGESVLRLAWVLVFVFIGSPFEGVAGAALLVVAWFVVALGYQVVYYQRFEYELTGDSLDIASGVVSRRNREIPVGRIQNVDISRNVVQRLLGLSEINLETAGGSSTEASLKCVSEAEAERLQAEIGRLKRGEEGSLEEATAPESRELFEITTKELVLLGVVGIDLRLLSIVTVVLPVVAPSLRERFADPLVGLAVTAPLAALLIVAAVAAISGALAVTNYYGFRLSRRSDELHYERGLLQRFSGTIPLEKVQTLSISENVIARRLGYASLAVETAGYAPGDAGSQSAIPLAERDRVFDLAGSVEAFDDVSFERPPKRARQRYVVRYGAVAVLAVAAVFAVNRFTALPFAWYWTGVLLPVAPVAAHLKWVNLGYDVQSEYVVLREGFWTRTITVVPYYRVQNVVDSRTVFQRRRRLATLVVDTAGSSGLTGGQPRALDIDADVAAELREEVADRLQESLVRRRRQRRRERIRSIESGPAEPTA; from the coding sequence ATGAAACTGGACCCGCTGTCGATCCCGTACCGGACGGGCGAATCCGTCCTCCGACTGGCCTGGGTGCTGGTCTTCGTCTTCATCGGATCGCCGTTCGAGGGCGTCGCTGGCGCCGCACTGCTCGTCGTCGCGTGGTTCGTGGTCGCCCTGGGCTATCAGGTCGTCTACTACCAGCGATTCGAGTACGAACTCACGGGCGACTCGCTGGACATCGCCTCCGGCGTCGTCTCCCGGCGGAACCGCGAGATACCGGTCGGCCGCATCCAGAACGTCGACATCAGTCGGAACGTCGTCCAGCGGCTGCTCGGGCTCTCGGAGATCAACCTCGAGACCGCGGGTGGCTCCTCGACGGAGGCCTCCCTGAAGTGCGTCAGCGAGGCGGAGGCCGAGCGGCTCCAGGCCGAGATCGGTCGCCTGAAGCGCGGCGAGGAGGGGTCTCTCGAGGAAGCGACGGCGCCGGAGAGCCGCGAACTCTTCGAGATAACGACGAAGGAACTGGTCCTCCTGGGCGTCGTCGGCATCGACCTCCGGCTGCTCTCCATCGTGACCGTCGTGTTGCCGGTCGTCGCGCCGTCGCTGCGCGAGCGGTTCGCCGATCCGCTGGTCGGGCTGGCGGTGACGGCGCCGCTCGCGGCCCTCCTCATCGTCGCCGCCGTGGCCGCCATCAGCGGCGCCCTGGCGGTGACGAACTACTACGGGTTCCGGCTGTCCCGCCGCTCGGACGAACTGCACTACGAGCGGGGACTGCTCCAGCGGTTCAGCGGCACCATCCCGCTGGAGAAGGTCCAGACGCTTTCCATCTCGGAGAACGTCATCGCTCGCCGGCTCGGTTACGCCTCGCTGGCCGTCGAGACGGCCGGCTACGCGCCCGGCGACGCCGGCTCGCAGTCGGCCATCCCGCTGGCCGAACGGGACCGGGTGTTCGACCTCGCGGGTTCGGTGGAGGCCTTCGACGACGTCTCCTTCGAACGTCCGCCGAAACGCGCCCGTCAGCGGTACGTCGTCCGGTACGGCGCCGTCGCCGTTCTCGCCGTCGCGGCGGTCTTTGCGGTCAATCGCTTCACGGCGCTCCCCTTCGCCTGGTACTGGACGGGCGTTCTCCTCCCGGTCGCGCCGGTCGCTGCCCACCTCAAGTGGGTCAACCTCGGCTACGACGTCCAGTCGGAGTACGTCGTCCTCCGGGAGGGATTCTGGACGCGGACGATAACCGTCGTGCCGTACTACCGGGTCCAGAACGTCGTGGACTCGAGGACGGTCTTCCAGCGACGCCGGCGGCTGGCGACGCTTGTCGTCGACACCGCCGGCTCCAGCGGCCTGACCGGCGGCCAGCCACGGGCGCTGGACATCGACGCCGACGTGGCTGCGGAACTCCGCGAGGAGGTCGCCGACCGCCTCCAGGAGTCGCTCGTGCGCCGCCGCCGACAGCGACGACGCGAGCGTATCCGATCCATCGAGTCGGGACCGGCCGAGCCGACCGCCTGA
- a CDS encoding PH domain-containing protein, whose translation MQQVWLLQAVVPSLVLGGLVAVALAFLPVGAPWMGVVVAAAVFVVSAVFAVLRYRSWSYEVREDSLYLERGVVTNVRTVVPYVRIQHVDASRGPIERAFGLATTVVYTAGSRGADVSIPGLSPERADDLQARLKQLAIAAEGEDAV comes from the coding sequence ATCCAGCAGGTCTGGCTCCTGCAGGCGGTCGTCCCGTCGCTGGTGCTGGGAGGCCTGGTCGCGGTCGCGCTGGCCTTCCTCCCCGTCGGGGCGCCGTGGATGGGCGTGGTCGTCGCCGCTGCGGTCTTCGTCGTCTCGGCCGTCTTCGCGGTGCTGCGGTATCGGTCGTGGTCCTACGAGGTCCGGGAGGACTCGCTGTACCTCGAGCGGGGCGTCGTCACCAACGTGCGGACGGTCGTTCCCTACGTCCGCATCCAGCACGTCGACGCGAGCCGGGGGCCGATAGAACGGGCGTTCGGGCTGGCGACGACCGTCGTCTACACCGCCGGCTCCCGCGGCGCGGACGTCTCGATTCCGGGGCTGTCGCCGGAGCGGGCCGACGACCTCCAGGCCCGACTGAAACAGCTGGCCATCGCGGCCGAGGGCGAGGACGCCGTCTGA
- a CDS encoding macro domain-containing protein: MEFRVIQGDIAAQSADALVNAAGTSLEMGSGVAGALRRRGGEQLNEAATALGPVDLGAVAVTDAFDLEAEYVVHAAAMPHYGDGRATAESIRTATRNALAAADQRGCTSIVIPALGCGVAGFDLEDGARIIAETIADFDPESLEDVRVIAYSDEEFETIRRTADDIRSE, translated from the coding sequence ATGGAGTTCCGAGTGATCCAGGGGGACATCGCGGCACAGTCGGCCGACGCCCTCGTCAACGCGGCCGGGACGAGCCTGGAGATGGGTTCCGGCGTCGCCGGCGCGCTCCGGCGCCGCGGCGGCGAGCAGCTCAACGAGGCGGCGACCGCGCTCGGGCCGGTCGACCTCGGGGCGGTTGCGGTGACGGACGCCTTCGACCTCGAGGCGGAGTACGTCGTCCACGCGGCGGCGATGCCGCACTACGGCGACGGCCGGGCGACCGCCGAGAGCATCCGGACGGCGACCAGAAACGCGCTCGCCGCCGCCGACCAGCGGGGCTGTACCTCGATCGTGATACCGGCGCTGGGCTGCGGCGTCGCCGGCTTCGATCTCGAAGACGGCGCTCGGATCATCGCGGAAACCATCGCCGATTTCGACCCCGAGAGCCTCGAGGACGTCCGCGTCATCGCCTACAGCGACGAGGAGTTCGAGACGATACGGCGAACCGCCGACGACATCCGAAGCGAGTGA
- a CDS encoding helix-turn-helix domain-containing protein, whose translation MRYVKVSLIPTGGDIDPVGEDIEAHPSLTRESILHISRLNDGTAVLLTQIRGDKETLEGILEDSGEVISHNVSTLRDGLQAYVHTEPTESASALLELEQEHEFVLDMPIEYGPDGGLKVAVIGREETVRRAIEDVPEEIRVELQQLSDYDPELRELSSLLTGRQQEILDTATELGYYEVPRQATHQDIADDLDLSTTTVGEHLRKIEARMLSEIAH comes from the coding sequence ATGCGGTACGTCAAAGTCTCGCTCATCCCGACCGGCGGCGACATCGACCCGGTCGGCGAGGACATCGAGGCCCACCCCTCGCTGACCCGGGAGTCGATACTCCACATCAGTCGCCTCAACGACGGTACCGCCGTCCTGCTCACCCAGATACGCGGGGACAAAGAGACGCTCGAGGGGATTCTCGAGGACTCCGGGGAGGTAATCTCCCACAACGTATCGACGCTCCGGGACGGTCTGCAGGCGTACGTCCACACCGAACCGACCGAGTCGGCCTCTGCCCTCCTGGAACTCGAACAGGAACACGAGTTCGTTCTCGATATGCCCATCGAGTACGGTCCCGACGGGGGGCTGAAGGTCGCCGTCATCGGGCGCGAGGAGACCGTCCGCCGTGCCATCGAGGACGTCCCCGAGGAGATACGGGTCGAACTCCAGCAACTGTCGGACTACGACCCGGAGCTACGCGAACTGTCCTCGCTGCTGACCGGCCGCCAGCAGGAGATCCTCGACACCGCGACCGAACTGGGCTACTACGAGGTGCCGCGGCAGGCGACCCACCAGGACATCGCCGACGACCTCGACCTCTCGACGACGACGGTCGGCGAACACCTCCGGAAGATAGAGGCGCGGATGCTCTCGGAGATCGCTCACTGA
- a CDS encoding PGF-CTERM sorting domain-containing protein yields the protein MRPNRGFVAALVAGLALALLAGAAVPPTVGVAGASHGPQQANFTVVPLDDRSPGAENVRYGQQVVARGGTDLRTLERTTATYEEGSFSSCGPSNSETFGIDRGETLEGYQIDESLQSNVKSFTAGEDVFQVEYYGENDFGGSTYFDDGDEFISVANCIDNPDQPGWYRITGTTTGVTEGGERATFGSESHYFWICNCENEAAAREKLGPPPSEPQATPTPTPRSTPTTTGTGSDGGDGGTPEPRSTTADQTPTEAASTGPQPTATSRTTATPTTTPIETADSVSTVADDGAATPTEGWDDHVLQTPTASEGPGFGPVPAVLSLLGAVYLVRRRC from the coding sequence ATGAGGCCGAATCGTGGTTTCGTCGCGGCACTCGTGGCGGGGCTGGCGCTGGCGTTGTTGGCCGGTGCGGCCGTGCCCCCCACCGTCGGGGTCGCCGGGGCGAGTCACGGTCCCCAGCAGGCCAACTTCACCGTCGTCCCGCTCGACGACCGCAGTCCCGGCGCCGAGAACGTCAGGTACGGCCAGCAGGTCGTCGCCAGGGGCGGCACCGACCTGCGGACCCTCGAACGGACCACCGCGACCTACGAGGAGGGGAGCTTCAGCAGTTGCGGACCCTCCAACAGCGAGACGTTCGGCATCGACCGCGGGGAGACCCTGGAGGGCTATCAGATCGACGAGAGCCTCCAGTCGAACGTGAAGTCGTTCACCGCCGGGGAGGACGTCTTCCAGGTCGAGTACTACGGCGAGAACGACTTCGGCGGCTCGACGTACTTCGACGACGGCGACGAGTTCATCTCCGTCGCCAACTGCATCGACAACCCCGATCAGCCGGGCTGGTACCGGATAACCGGGACGACCACGGGTGTCACCGAAGGCGGCGAGCGGGCCACCTTCGGCAGCGAGTCCCACTACTTCTGGATCTGTAACTGCGAGAACGAGGCCGCGGCCCGCGAAAAGCTCGGGCCGCCGCCGTCGGAGCCCCAGGCGACGCCGACGCCCACTCCCCGGTCCACCCCCACGACGACCGGTACCGGCAGCGACGGCGGCGATGGCGGCACCCCGGAGCCGCGGTCGACGACCGCCGACCAGACGCCGACCGAGGCGGCGTCGACCGGCCCACAGCCGACCGCGACGAGTCGGACGACCGCGACGCCGACCACGACGCCGATCGAGACGGCCGACAGCGTCTCGACGGTTGCCGACGACGGGGCCGCGACCCCGACCGAGGGGTGGGACGACCACGTCCTGCAGACGCCGACCGCAAGCGAAGGCCCCGGCTTCGGGCCGGTTCCCGCGGTGCTGTCTCTCCTCGGTGCGGTCTACTTAGTCCGGCGGCGGTGCTGA
- a CDS encoding aldo/keto reductase translates to MEYTTLGSTGIEVSRICLGCMSFGDSDWREWVRGEEFGHELVERALDLGINFFDTANMYSRGESERVLGEALEGHRDESVVATKVYFQMRDDDPNSGGLSRKTIEQELDASLERLGMDTVDLYQTHRWDYDTPVETTLRALDDAVRRGNARHVGASSMWAHQLADALHTSDRLGLERFATMQNHYNLVYREEERETLPLCEKEGLGVVPWSPMARGYLTRPHEEYMSTKRAETDDYAQAHPYADGGGREINERVQELAEEKGVSMAQLSLSWLLHNEWVDAPIIGASKIEHLEDAVEALEITLSDSDVEYLEEPYEPVSVSGHE, encoded by the coding sequence ATGGAGTACACCACGCTCGGTTCGACCGGCATCGAGGTGTCGCGCATCTGTCTCGGCTGCATGAGCTTCGGCGATTCCGACTGGCGCGAGTGGGTCCGCGGCGAGGAGTTCGGTCACGAACTCGTCGAGCGAGCCCTCGATCTGGGCATCAACTTCTTCGACACCGCGAACATGTACTCTCGCGGCGAGAGCGAGCGGGTCCTCGGCGAGGCCCTGGAAGGCCACCGCGATGAGAGCGTCGTCGCCACCAAGGTCTACTTCCAGATGCGGGACGACGACCCCAACTCCGGCGGCCTCTCCCGGAAGACGATCGAACAGGAACTGGACGCCTCGCTCGAACGACTGGGGATGGACACCGTCGACCTCTACCAGACCCACCGCTGGGACTACGACACCCCCGTCGAGACGACGCTTCGGGCGCTCGACGACGCCGTCCGCCGGGGGAATGCCCGCCACGTCGGCGCCTCCTCGATGTGGGCCCACCAGCTCGCCGACGCCCTGCACACCAGCGACCGCCTCGGACTCGAGCGCTTTGCGACGATGCAGAACCACTACAACCTCGTCTACCGCGAGGAGGAACGCGAGACGCTGCCGCTCTGCGAGAAGGAGGGGCTGGGCGTGGTGCCGTGGTCGCCGATGGCGCGCGGCTACCTTACCCGACCCCACGAGGAGTACATGTCCACGAAGCGAGCCGAGACCGACGACTACGCGCAGGCCCACCCCTACGCGGACGGGGGCGGCCGCGAAATCAACGAGCGGGTGCAGGAACTCGCCGAAGAGAAAGGCGTCTCGATGGCACAGTTATCGCTGTCGTGGCTGCTGCACAACGAGTGGGTCGACGCGCCCATCATCGGCGCCTCGAAAATCGAACACCTCGAGGACGCCGTCGAGGCCCTGGAGATAACGCTGTCGGACAGCGACGTCGAGTACCTCGAAGAGCCCTACGAGCCGGTGTCGGTGTCGGGCCACGAGTGA
- a CDS encoding ABC transporter permease yields MSRVAIARRELGSLSREKTIVLAILIQLVIAGFSSFLVVGLTSLYDPGAASENVEVAVTGEEADALVAASAEVEGVELVTYEDRAAARSAFQRNRVSAVVRAESSDGRVAVTADVPQSSLRKTLVVVQLRAVLEELERDERADRDAHLEFDPLPLPPSIDASPYFGFSYTVLLPLLVFLPVFISGAVVVDSLTEEIERGTLELLRVAPVSVVGIVDGKAGLLAALAPLQVLAWVALLEFNDIAIANVALLAVLASALAVVAVAFAAALAVAIPVRQRAQLTYSLGALAAFAAAAALPEHPATTVARLAIGSATTGTHLHLAGYVVGAAVAVLAVRRYAAGISPERFG; encoded by the coding sequence TTGTCTAGAGTCGCCATCGCGCGCCGGGAACTGGGGTCGCTCTCCCGGGAGAAGACCATCGTCCTCGCCATCCTCATCCAACTGGTCATCGCGGGCTTTTCGTCGTTTCTGGTGGTCGGTCTCACCTCGCTGTACGATCCCGGCGCCGCCAGCGAGAACGTCGAGGTGGCGGTCACCGGCGAGGAGGCCGACGCGCTGGTGGCCGCCTCGGCCGAGGTCGAGGGGGTGGAGCTGGTGACCTACGAGGACCGGGCGGCCGCGAGGTCCGCCTTCCAGCGGAATCGCGTCTCGGCGGTGGTACGCGCGGAGTCGAGCGACGGCCGGGTCGCCGTCACCGCCGACGTCCCGCAGTCGAGCCTCCGGAAGACGCTCGTCGTCGTCCAGTTGCGGGCGGTCCTGGAGGAACTCGAGCGCGACGAGCGGGCCGACCGCGACGCCCACCTCGAGTTCGACCCGCTGCCGCTGCCACCCTCGATCGACGCCAGCCCCTACTTCGGGTTCTCCTACACCGTCCTGCTTCCGCTGCTCGTCTTCCTGCCGGTGTTCATAAGCGGCGCGGTCGTCGTCGACTCGCTCACCGAGGAGATCGAACGCGGCACCCTGGAGTTACTCCGGGTCGCGCCCGTCTCCGTCGTCGGCATCGTCGACGGGAAGGCCGGCCTGCTGGCCGCGCTCGCGCCGCTGCAGGTGCTCGCGTGGGTCGCCCTGCTGGAGTTCAACGACATCGCGATAGCGAACGTCGCGCTGCTGGCCGTCCTCGCGAGCGCGCTCGCGGTTGTCGCCGTCGCCTTCGCCGCCGCGCTCGCCGTCGCCATCCCCGTCCGACAGCGGGCGCAGTTGACCTACTCGCTGGGCGCGCTCGCGGCGTTTGCGGCCGCGGCCGCGCTGCCCGAACACCCCGCCACGACCGTCGCCCGTCTCGCCATCGGCAGCGCGACCACCGGCACCCACCTGCACCTCGCGGGCTACGTCGTGGGTGCCGCCGTCGCCGTCCTCGCGGTCCGGCGCTACGCGGCCGGCATCTCGCCGGAACGGTTCGGGTGA